ACCGATTACCGCTTTACACCCGGAGATTCCACTCTATTTTTCAATGAGTATAAAAAATATATCACATCAGAAAAGCTGAGGGAAAGTCTTTACGAAAGGGTACGAATCAAAGCACCTTTTGTCCTTCTCAGGGGAATTTCCTGGTCCGCCATGGCCTGGGTCGGTTACCAGGGACAATACAGTGGTATTCGTAACAAAGATACCTGGCAGACTCTGCAGCGCTACCTCGATGAAGACTTTATCCGCTCACTCTTTTCCTCCTTCCTGGACTCCTGATATCCCTGCCATGACAGCCAGCAACCACCTTATCCTCTTTACCCGTTTTCCACGACCGACTACCACCAAGACACGGCTGGCCCCCTCCTTGGTGATCGGGGTGCGGCGGAACTGCAACGCACAATGACAGAACAGATGGTGGAAAAAATGATTCAGCTCAGAAAAGAATTCCCTGTAACCCTTTCAATCTGTTATGACGATGCACAGCTGGATGAGATGACAAGATGGCTGGGCAGTGATTTTTTATTCCACTCCCAGGTACCCGGAGATCTCGGCCTGAAAATGGCCGGAGCCTTCATGGCACTCTCCGGAACGGGCTGTGAACGCGCATTGCTTGTGGGCAGTGATATTCCTGAAATCGATAAAGATATCTTACAAAAAGGCTTTAACAGCCTGGAGGAGCATGACATGGTTTTCGGACCAAGTGCAGATGGAGGTTATTACCTGCTCGGCCTCCGGACAGCTTCCCTGAAACACCTTGAGAACCTGCTGTTTTCTGATATCCCGTGGTCAACGGAAAATGTCCTGAAACTCTCCCTTGAAAGAATCCGACGACATGGGTATACCGTGTTTCTGCTTCCCGTTCTCCAGGATATCGATCGCCCTGAAGACTTAATCCTTGCCAGGAGAAAAGGACTGCTGTAATGGAGATTATTTCAATTATCATCCCCACCCTCAACGAGGAAAAACATCTGCCGACAACCCTGACAGGGCTAGCGGATAGAAAAGACATTCAGCTTATTGTGGTCGATGGTGGCAGTGAGGACAGGACTCGGGAAACAGCAGCAGACCTCGGCGCACGGGTCATCCTCTCTTCACGGGGAAGAGGACACCAGTTAAACCGCGGAACAGAAGCGTCAAGAGGTGAGCTGCTTCTCTTTCTCCATGGGGATACAATTCTTCCGCAAAATTTTTCCGATGCTGTCCGAAAAACCATGAAAAACGGATATGCAGCCGGAGCGTTTTCCCTGCATATCGACAGTTCCGCAAAACGGCTGACCATGGTTGCGGCCTGCGCCAATCTCCGCTCCCGCCTTTGCAGGATGCCATATGGGGACCAGGGAATTTTCACCTCCAGAGAGAACTTTGACAGAATCGGCGGCTTTCGGGAAGGTCCCATTATGGAGGACTTTATTTTCATGCGCTCAATCCGAAAACTGGGTAAAATACACATCTTAAAAGAAGCCGTGTCAACTTCATCCCGTCGCTGGGATAACATGGGGATTATCCGTACAACATGTATCAATCAGATAATTGTAGCGGGCTATTGGTGCGGAGTACCACTGCCGACCCTTGCAGAAATCTATCAGCGCATGCAGGGAGTAGCTGCAAAAAACCAGGGAGTCAACCATGATTCTTCGACCAGACCACATTAATCTCGTTGTCTCCAATCTTCAGGAGGCAGAACAGTTTTTCCTGCAGCTGGGATTTGTGGAAATTGACAGGGCCCATCTCACGGGAGAGTGGATCAGCTCTATTGTCGGTCTGGAAAATGTCGAAGCAGACTATATCGCCCTTGAGTTTCCAGGCTCCTTGACACGACTGGAACTCATCCATTACGACTCCCCTGAATCGAACACCGACCCCGGTATCGGTCAGGCCAACAGTACCGGCTTTCGTCATCTCGCTTTCGCTGTTGATAATATAGAAGAAGAGGTCGAGAAACTGAAAAAAACCGGGATCCGCTTTTTGAGCAATGTTCATGTTTACCAGAAGTCTGGAAAAAAACTGGTCTATTTTTATGGACCAGATAATATTCTTCTGGAGCTCGCCGAATATCCTTAACCCGAAATTCTCATGACCGCCTGATAAACAGCCATTGTTTTTTCAGCTGCATCCAACCAACGAAAATCCTGCACACGTTTTCTACCCGCCGCAATCAGTTTGCACCGAAGCTCTTCATTTTGATCAAGCTCAACCAGACCATGGGCAATAGCTTCAACATTTTCAGGATTCACAAGAAGAGAGCACCCTCCGGAGATCTCTGCTGGAGCACCCCTGTTAGAAGTCAGCACCGGTGTCCCGCAGGCCATGGCTTCAAGTTGCGGCATACCGAAACCCTCAACCAGTGAAGGAAAAAGAAAAATCCGGGCCCGGTTATAGAGGGCCAGCAGTTGTTCATCGGTGACGGAATCAAGAAGGATAATTCTTTCTCCTGCTCTTTCCCGTGCAAGCAATCGCCGCATTTTCCAGTCAAAACGGCGAAAACGATTCACTACTACAAGCTGGATATCATCCCTTTTGCCAAATGCCCCAAGAAACCCCTGTATCGCCCGTGCCTGATTTTTATAAGGTGATCCCTGACCAACACAGAGTATAATTTCTCTTGTTGTTTTTTCCCCACTCATTCCGATTTGCGACCAGAGAGGTGCCAGCAGAGCCTCCACCCTTTCCTGTTCAATTTCCCTGAAAAAAGACTCCATACCATGGTGAATAACACTTATTCGATCCACGATTTCCGGTTTATACCTGACAATCTCCCTTCTGGAAGCCTCAGAAATTGTAATGATATGATCCGCCCGACACAGGGCTGTCCTGATACCTTTTTGATAGAGTGCCCCAACCAGCACTCTTTCAGGCCAGAACCCGGCACAGAGATGCGGCTGTGTCAACCACATGATATCATGAAGGGTCACTACCGAAGGACAGGGAAGTTTGCCCGGCATCATGTTAAACGGACTGTGAAAAAGATCCTGACCACAGAAATCAATCTTTTCGGCCAGCCGATAGAGAGTGGAAAAAGAATTGGCGGGAAATTGACAGGAAACCTCGCGGATCTTCATATCTGATTCGGGAAAGATCGGCCGCCCGTTGCCTGCGGGAACGACCAGGAGGAACTTCAGATCCTCATCAAGGTTTCGCATCCGCCGCAACAGTTGGTAAGAATATCGCCCGATCCCACCGGCGGGAAGAACATCCGTATCACTGGTGCGGATATACCGCGCGTCAAAGACGATTCTCATCGACTTTCCCCGGCTTTTTCGGACTCAAGTAACTGGCGAAAAATACGACAGAGTTGATCCCCATGGGCCTGCCATGAATACGTTGTCTCGGTGATCCTTCTCCCCTCCCGCCCCAGACGAACACGCAGATCCCTGTCGACAGCAAGTCGGCTCACCGCCTCTGCCAGCACGGTCGCATCACCGGGTTTTACCAGAAGAACATGTTTTCCATCCTCAAAAAGGTGTCGCATATTCTCACTGTCAAGTGTTATCGTCGGTTTTCCGGCGGCAAGGGATTCAAAGACCTTCAACGGGTCAAAAAACATGCCATGCCTGCGAAGTTCCTTATGTTTTACCGGATTATAAGGGGCTACACAGGTATCAACTGCGCCCAGATAGTCCGGCACGGAATCGTAAGCCACCCTGCCTGGAAAAAGAAACCGGTGTCCGAGGGATTTTTCCATAACCAGTTTTTCAATCGGGGCTCTCATCTGCCCATCCCCCACCAGCAGAAATCTGAAATTATCTACAGGTGGATTACGGTCAAGCAGAACAGCAGCCTCCACCAGGGTTTCTAGACCATGCCATGGATAGAACGCCCCCATGTAACCAATCAGAAATTCTTTCCGGCCGATTCCATGTCTTTCCCGAACATGTGATCCATTATTCCCGGGATGGAAGATCTCGGTATTGGCCCCCCAACAGACCTTTTCCACCTTGTCCCGGTACTTTTCCGGCACCAGGTGCGGGGCAGTGGTAATAAGCCTGTCCGCCCACCTGTAGGTGACCGGTGCTGCACTCTTATCCAGGACCATGGCCACCACAGGGGCTCCCAGTTTTTTCCCAAGAATCGTTCCAAGCCCGAAAGCACTGAAACGTTCGTAAATCACATCCGGCTGAAATGCTCTAGCATACTTCCAGGCAACAGGAAAATGAACAAGGGGCAGAAGAAAACGTAACGGCCCCGGCAACAGCCTCCCGCCGACCCCTGCAACCCCCTCACCTGTCGATCCTCGCCGGGCCAGGAGAAGGACTTCATTCTCCCTGCAAAGCGCCCTGACAACTTCAGTGACATGGGTCGATCCGCCATGGGTACCGGGTATCGGTATATTGGGTGCAACAAACAGGATTCGCAATCGTCTTCTCCTTTTCAATATTTCACGCGGGTGAATATAGACAAGTTATCCTGATTAAAAACACGAAAATTCTTTCCGACATAGTGAACTGCTGGAGAGTCTTGAACAGTAAAAATAACGTAAACAATAAATTGCTAACGGGCTGTTTCGCTGTATGCAGGCAAAAAAATGGGGGAGATTCATCACTGCTGAATCTCCCCCCTCTTTACCGGATATCTTTTTCCCGATGCAGTTGCAACTCAGAAGGTATATACGGCACTCAAAGACAACATACCTGAGGAATGATCAATTCCGGCAGCATCACCGTCTACTTTTGTCACTGCTCCGGTTGTAAGATTAGTTATGGTAGTCTCCCCCTTCATTTCGTCATATCGCTGGAAATGATAGGACACCAGCAGAGAAAGCTGATCTGTGAAATTATAAGCACCTGACAGGTCAACTGCAAACATGTTGCCGGAATCAAAATCCTCTTCAAAAACAAGATTTCTCAAATGGTGTTGATCCTTATCCTCGGCAGTGACAAAGGTACTGCCGATAATTCTGCCACTGAATGTGATAGGCGTTTCACTGAGATTGGATTTAAAACCGATGCCAACATAGGGAGTATAGAACTTCTGTTCATAGGTTATGACATTCTGTCCGCCAGGAAAACTTCCGGAAACTCCCCAGTAAACATAATCTCCACCAAAAGATTCCCATTCCCAGTTATCATATTTGAAACCGGCAATACCAAAAAACTTTGAGCCCATGACCTCATAAAAGGTCATTTCGGCATTGATATCAAACATTAAACCAGTGGTAAGATCCGTATCCGGATGATTTGACCAGTGGGTATATTCAGGACTGTCGAGGAACCAGTCATAATCATTCATTTCCCCGTCACCGTCATTGACCCGGAACCAGATATCAGCATTGAAATTCAACCACGACAGAGGAGAGAGAGAACCACCGATGCCAAGCATATAGACATTGTCAATCTCCCAGTTCAGCTCACTTATTTTACGTCCTGTACCGGGATCATAGACCAGTTCATTGGAGTCGCCATGTATCCATCCCAGGGACATTCTGCCACTGACGACGACAATATTCTGATTAATCTGGATAGTTGTAGTTTTTTCAACTTTTTTGTCCATTCCCGCCGGCTGCACTGCTACACCGGCCGCCTGTACATTTCCCGCCACCGGCAGCAAGGCCCCGCAGAAGAACAGGAGCGCAGGGAAAACACCTTTTTTTCCTTTGAATATCATCTTAGCCTCTACTGGTAATAAATAATAACTCACAACCACCGTATAAAATGGAGGTTATCGTAAAATCATGACAAATTGATGTATATATTATGCATATAATATGAGGCGGAAAAATTCAAAGGAAATTTCCATTACTTACTCATAATTTCCCCGAACCCGCATTTCTCATGAACATTGTGTCAATTTTGAGAATAACTGTAGAATACAAATAATTAGTCAACCATCAGTAATCGAACAAAATTTACACAATGTTCCCCCAAGGTCAGTCCAGGCGACGCCATCTTCTGCAATATATCGACAATAAATATAGTAACATACTTCAAGCCCTTGATAACGAAGCAGATTCGATAAAATTGCCAATCCCGTAGGGCGAGGGAATAAAGAAAAAACAATCTCACTCGGATAGTGAGTAGTACAACCCTTACTGCGATATGATAATTATCTGTTTATACAGTAAAAATGTTTTTTTATTCCGGAAGTGCAGGATTTAGGTTCCATCTAAAACAGAGAAATCACCCCTGTATAATCCTTCCATCAGCTTCCCCGGAAAACAGATAAAGGTCATCAGGTGAAAACTCCGCCCAGCAGGTATCAGCCACCTCAGCTGAATTTTCAGCCAGGGTCACTACAATGGACTCCTCACCAATACGGCTGTACAGTAATTCTCCGGAACCAAGTTTTTCTACGAGTTCGATCTCCAGTTTAATGCGTCCTTCTTTTTTTTCAGTGAACAATTTGATTTTTTCCGGCCTGATTCCGATCAATACTTCGCTTTCCGTCGGCAATTCCTGCCCCGGCAGAATCAGACGAGTGCCATCCAGAAGTTCAAGTTCGTTTTTCCCAACAATCCTGGCCCGAATGAAATTCATGGGTGGAGAGCCAATAAAACCTGCCACAAATTTAGAAGCGGGATTATGGTAAATCTCATCCGGTGTACCGATCTGCTCAATATTGCCATCATTCATGACCACAATCCTGTCGGCCAGGGTCATGGCTTCCACCTGATCATGGGTTACATAAATCATGGTTGTTCCCAATCGTTTATGCAGCTTTTTCAGTTCCACCCGCATCTGATGACGCAGCTTGGCATCCAGATTGGAAAGGGGTTCATCAAAGAGAAATACAGCCGGTTTACGGACAAGCGCCCTCCCCATGGCCACTCGCTGTCGCTGACCGCCGGAAAGTTGGCGTGGTTTGCGTTTCAAAAAATCAGACAGCTGCAGAAGCCTGGCTGCTTCATCCACCCGTTTTTTAATTTCATCCTTCCCAAGCTTCTGGAGTTTGAGACCATAAGCCATATTGTTAAACACGGTCATATGGGGGTAAAGGGCATAATTCTGAAAAACCATGGCAATCTCGCGATCCTTTGGCTCCACCTCATTCACAACCCTGTCTCCAATCATGACTGTTCCTTCACTCACCTCTTCGAGTCCCGCGATCATCCTCAACACTGTTGATTTTCCACAGCCGGACGGCCCTACAATGACAATAAACTGACCATCTTCAAAGACACCGTTTACCCGGTGAATGACTTCCGTCTTATCAAAAACCTTGACAACATTTTCAAGTATTACTCCAGCCACACTACTTCTCCGTTTCTGTCAAACCTTTAATAAAGAGTTTCTGCATCCCCACCACAACCACAATCGGCGGCAGCATTGCCAGCAGAGTCGTCATCATGATCAGATGCCATTCCGGTGCTTCTTCCGCAGCTTCAAGCATCTGTTTGATTCCCATGACAATGGTATACATATCCTTGTCGGTGGTTATCAGCAGAGGCCAGAGATACTGGTTCCAACCGTAGATAAAAAGAATCACAAAGAGTGCTGCAATATTGGTCCGGGAAATAGGGAGCAGGATATCCCAGAAAAAACGCATGGGACCAGCTCCGTCGATCCGAGCAGCCTCAAGCAGTTCGTCCGGCACAGTAAGAAAAGCCTGGCGAAACATAAAGGTTGCCGTTGCTGAGGCAATCAACGGTATGGTCAAGCCCCAATATGAGTTGAGCATGTGCAGATTGGCTACGACTTCAAATGTGGGCAGAATTCGCACTTCCACCGGCAACATGAGAGTGATGAAAATCAACCAGAAAAATGTCATCCTCAGGGGAAATTTAAAATAGACAATGGCAAAGGCTGACAGGAGAGAAATAGCTATCTTCCCGCAGGCGATCATCATCGCCATCACCAGCGAGTTAATCAGCATCAACCCCACTGACTGCTCCCTGGCGTTGCCGACTCCCCTGACCAGGGCATCACGAAGATTGTCAAAAAAATGGGTTCCCGGCAGAAGAGGCAGAGGAACCTGAGTCATGCGAACGGCATCATGACTGGCTGCCACAAAAGTAATCCAGATGGGAAAAGCTACCAGCAGGACGCCTATGATCAGAACCAGGTGACTTACAACCGTCGTTACGGGACGCTGTTCAATCATGATCAGTACTCCACCTTGCGTTCAATATAACGGAATTGAATGACGGTCAGACCAATCACGATAACCATAAGAATAACAGACTGGGCTGCAGAACCGCCAAGATCCAGACCTATAAAACCGTCGTTGTAAACTTTGTAAACAAGAATCTCCGTTGCCTTTCCCGGCCCGCCCTTGGTCACCGCATGAACGATACCGAAAGTATCAAAAAAGGCATAAATTAGATTCATGACCAGGAGAAAAAAGGTTGTCGGGGAAATAAGGGGGAAAATAATGGTCCAGAAACGCCGGGCCGGACCGGCCCCGTCTATGGCCGCCGCCTCGATCAAAGAGCGGGGAATAGCCTGCATGCCGGCAAAGAAAAACAGAAAATTATAGCTGATCTGTTTCCAGGCAGCGGCAACCACGATCAGGGCCATGGCATGGCTGCCATACAGACGATGGTTCCATTCGAAATTGAAAAAATCAAGCATATAGGCAACAACCCCGATGGTGGGGTCAAACATGAACATCCAGAGAGCGCCGGCCACAGCCGGAGCTACGGCATACGGCCAGATGAGAAGTGTCCTGTAAACTGATGCAGCTTTAATCACTCTGTCGGCCATGGCCGCCAATACCAGTGAGATAGATAACGATGAAAAGGCGACCATAAAAGAAAAATACAGTGTACGCCTGAAGGCCTGCATGTAATAATCATCACTGAAGAGCTCTTTGAAATTATCAAACCAGACAAAGTTGGTACTGAGGCCAAAGGCATCCTGAACCAGAAGACTCTGATAGACGGCCTGGCTTGCAGGCCAGATAAAGAAGACAAGGGTAACAATCAACTGGGGTGCCACCAGAATATATGGCAGCGGAGACGGTTTAAAATGGACTCTTTTTATCATTTTTTAATTACGTACGAAACTCAGCCAGATAGCACAACCTCATTTTCAATCACGCTGAATTAAATGAATAAATGAAAATTACAGCAGCTGCAATATGCACCAGCTGCTGTAATTTACCGTCTACCTGAATCCAGCACTTCGATGCTTCGTATCTGCGGCTAGATTGTCAATTGCAGAATTCAGGGTCTATTTGTTTGCCTTCTCAAATTTCCTCAACAGCTTATTGCCACGTTTGACCGCCTCATCCATGGCCTGGTCTGCTGTTTTGGTTCCATTCCAGATGGTCTCCATCTCTTCATTGATAATATCACGTACCTGAACAAAATTACCGAAACGAATACCACGGGAATTGGGCGTCGGCTGATTGAGACTCAACTGTTTTATGGCCGTATCAGTACCCGGATTTTTCTCATAAAAACCCTGTTTCCTGCTTAATTCGTAAGCGGCTTTCGTAATGGGAACATACCCGGTTTCCTGATGCCACCAGGCCTGTACATCCGGGGAAGAAAGATAACTGAGAAACTGAGCGACACCCTTGTAAGAAGCCTGCTTATGACCACGGAGGACCCAGAGAGTCGCACCACCGATTATTGAATTCTGAGGTTTATCAATAATGTCAGGATAATAGGGTAGCATGGCCTGACCAAATTCAAATTTTGCCTGTTTCTTGATACCACCGTAGTAGGCGGAGGAGTTGAGCCACATGGCACATTCACCGTTGGTGAACATGGGCAGACTGTCACCCCTGCGTCCACCATACTGAAAGATGGAGCTTTTCTGCCACCCGGCCACATCATTCATTACTCTTTTCACGTGCTTATTATTAAAGGTAAATTCAGTATCAAGGCCGGCAAAACCGTTCTCCCTGGTTCCCACGGGAATATTGTGCCAGGCGCTGAAGTTCTCGAGCATGACCCACGACTGCCAACCAAAGGAAAAACCACACTTATAGCCTGCATCGAGTACTTTTTGGGATGCCGCCTCCATTTCCGGCCAGGTTTTGGGAACATCCTTTACTCCGGCTTTTGTAAGGGCTTCCTTGTTGTACCAGAGAACCGGCGTGGAACTGTTAAACGGCATGGAAAGCAGTTTTCCCTCTGATGTCTGGTAATAACTGATAACTGCCGGCAGGTAATCTGACTTATCAAAGGGAACACCGGCATCTTTCATCACATCTTCCACCGGATATACTGCCCCTTTTGCAGCCATCATTGTCGCTGTACCTACCTCAAAAACCTGAACGATATGAGGTTGCTGTCTGGCCCTGAATGCCGCAATTGCAGCCGTCATTGTTTCCGTGTAATTCCCTTTGTAGACGGGCACAATCCTGTAGTCGGACTGGGTTGCATTAAAATCATCGGCAATTTTATTAACCCGCTCACCGTTTACTCCACCCATGGCATGCCACCACTGGATTTCAGTCGCGGCAAAACCGGCTGTAACCTGAACGACCGTAAACGTTGCAGTTACTGCCATAGCTCCCAAAAGTACTTTCAGATTTTTCATGGCACATTCTCCTGAACAGTTATGATTAATTGAAACCTGAATCCTGCAGGGCAAAGGAATAAAGAAGAAAATGATCTCACTCGGAGAGTGAACATAATAATTATCCGTTTATACAGTGTAAATTTTTTTCTTTATTCTCGAAGTACAGGGTTCAGGTGAAACATTGCTGTTACTGCACAGCTTGTACTATTTGCATTTTATAGAAAAATATGCAAAGTTTTATTAGTGCCTTACTCCTGAATTTCTATCATAAAAAACAAAAAAACCAGAAAAGGTGCCTTAAAATCAAATGGTTAGATTTATTTTCAAGGCACTTATACCCCCTTGTGGGGTGCTAGTCCGTATAGTAAAGGTTTCTTTCACAGGTCGAGATTACTCAATAAACTCATTGCAAAACAGTTCATTTAGGGTACTTTGAAAAATCATGTCGCACACAATACAGAACGAGCTGGCTTCTCTGGACCTGGGAAACCAGATACGGAAACTCCGGAAGAAACGGGGCCTGACGCTCCAGGAGCTCTCCGAATTAACCGGACTGTCAAAACCGAATCTCTCCCAGATTGAAAACAATATAGTTACCCCTCCCGTGGCCACTCTTCTGAAAATTTCTTCAGCACTTGGCGTCCAGATCGGCCATTTTTTCCAGACAACAAGCCTGGAATCAAACATCGTGGTGGTCCGCCGGGAGGATCGCTACGGTATAGCCAGGGGTCCCCATATCTCCCATATCGGCTACCAATATGAACCGCTGGCATACCCGAAAGTGGAAAAAAGCATGGAACCGTTTATCGTCAGAATGGAGGAGCGGGACCCTGACGATATGACATTCAATAATCACAGGGGAGAAGAATTTCTCTTTGTCCTGGATGGAAAACTCGAATTTATCTGCGGTGAAACCACCGTCACCCTCAAACAGGGGGACAGCCTCTACTTTGACTCAGGAATTCCTCACGGCTACAGAGGAATAGATGGCCCGGCAACAAGCCTGGTTGTAATCTATAAACCATCCTGATCATGTCTTTCCGTGAGCTTACCGACTCTCGAGATCCTCATCATGCCGACTGCCGGATTTCATAACCGTCTCGTCGCCACCAGTCGAGTCCTCCCTGTAGTTCCCTGACCCGGAAGCCCAGTTTTGCTAGAGCCAATGCCCCTTTTGTTGAAGCATTGCAGCCTATACCGTCACAATAAACGACGTAAAGAACTGATCTGTCCAGTTCCCTGACGCTTTCTTCAGAGATCATCCTGTGGGGAAAATTTATCGCTGAAGGAATATGTCCCCTGGCATATGCCTGCTCTGAACGTACATCAATCACAACTATTTTTTCATCCTGACCTGTAAGTGACAAGGCTTCATGCAGATCCCAGGAATCAATCTCGTATTTTAATTTATTGGCATAATACGCAACCTGTTCATCCATAAATCATCTCCTGTTACTTGAAATACACTCCTGTAAGCTTAAAATTCCTCCCACAGCCAGATACATAATAAATATTTTTAATTTTTATATACAATTTTTTTTATATTAGAGTTACAATACTATAACAGTTTTCTGCACCGCCATCTTCCCCAATCGCCATCCTCCACCCCGCCTGCTGCAACGGGGAAGAGCGCAGGCAACTATCCTTCCACCCTTTACACAGGAGAATTGCCATGTCTGAAAGTGTCTATAAAATTATCGAAATGGTCGGATCAAGTTCTGAATCCTGGGAAGATGCCACCCAGAATGCGGTAAA
The DNA window shown above is from Desulfomarina profundi and carries:
- a CDS encoding TIGR04282 family arsenosugar biosynthesis glycosyltransferase produces the protein MTEQMVEKMIQLRKEFPVTLSICYDDAQLDEMTRWLGSDFLFHSQVPGDLGLKMAGAFMALSGTGCERALLVGSDIPEIDKDILQKGFNSLEEHDMVFGPSADGGYYLLGLRTASLKHLENLLFSDIPWSTENVLKLSLERIRRHGYTVFLLPVLQDIDRPEDLILARRKGLL
- a CDS encoding TIGR04283 family arsenosugar biosynthesis glycosyltransferase; this translates as MEIISIIIPTLNEEKHLPTTLTGLADRKDIQLIVVDGGSEDRTRETAADLGARVILSSRGRGHQLNRGTEASRGELLLFLHGDTILPQNFSDAVRKTMKNGYAAGAFSLHIDSSAKRLTMVAACANLRSRLCRMPYGDQGIFTSRENFDRIGGFREGPIMEDFIFMRSIRKLGKIHILKEAVSTSSRRWDNMGIIRTTCINQIIVAGYWCGVPLPTLAEIYQRMQGVAAKNQGVNHDSSTRPH
- a CDS encoding VOC family protein, translating into MILRPDHINLVVSNLQEAEQFFLQLGFVEIDRAHLTGEWISSIVGLENVEADYIALEFPGSLTRLELIHYDSPESNTDPGIGQANSTGFRHLAFAVDNIEEEVEKLKKTGIRFLSNVHVYQKSGKKLVYFYGPDNILLELAEYP
- a CDS encoding glycosyltransferase family 4 protein, whose protein sequence is MRIVFDARYIRTSDTDVLPAGGIGRYSYQLLRRMRNLDEDLKFLLVVPAGNGRPIFPESDMKIREVSCQFPANSFSTLYRLAEKIDFCGQDLFHSPFNMMPGKLPCPSVVTLHDIMWLTQPHLCAGFWPERVLVGALYQKGIRTALCRADHIITISEASRREIVRYKPEIVDRISVIHHGMESFFREIEQERVEALLAPLWSQIGMSGEKTTREIILCVGQGSPYKNQARAIQGFLGAFGKRDDIQLVVVNRFRRFDWKMRRLLARERAGERIILLDSVTDEQLLALYNRARIFLFPSLVEGFGMPQLEAMACGTPVLTSNRGAPAEISGGCSLLVNPENVEAIAHGLVELDQNEELRCKLIAAGRKRVQDFRWLDAAEKTMAVYQAVMRISG
- a CDS encoding glycosyltransferase family 4 protein; the protein is MRILFVAPNIPIPGTHGGSTHVTEVVRALCRENEVLLLARRGSTGEGVAGVGGRLLPGPLRFLLPLVHFPVAWKYARAFQPDVIYERFSAFGLGTILGKKLGAPVVAMVLDKSAAPVTYRWADRLITTAPHLVPEKYRDKVEKVCWGANTEIFHPGNNGSHVRERHGIGRKEFLIGYMGAFYPWHGLETLVEAAVLLDRNPPVDNFRFLLVGDGQMRAPIEKLVMEKSLGHRFLFPGRVAYDSVPDYLGAVDTCVAPYNPVKHKELRRHGMFFDPLKVFESLAAGKPTITLDSENMRHLFEDGKHVLLVKPGDATVLAEAVSRLAVDRDLRVRLGREGRRITETTYSWQAHGDQLCRIFRQLLESEKAGESR
- a CDS encoding omptin family outer membrane protease → MIFKGKKGVFPALLFFCGALLPVAGNVQAAGVAVQPAGMDKKVEKTTTIQINQNIVVVSGRMSLGWIHGDSNELVYDPGTGRKISELNWEIDNVYMLGIGGSLSPLSWLNFNADIWFRVNDGDGEMNDYDWFLDSPEYTHWSNHPDTDLTTGLMFDINAEMTFYEVMGSKFFGIAGFKYDNWEWESFGGDYVYWGVSGSFPGGQNVITYEQKFYTPYVGIGFKSNLSETPITFSGRIIGSTFVTAEDKDQHHLRNLVFEEDFDSGNMFAVDLSGAYNFTDQLSLLVSYHFQRYDEMKGETTITNLTTGAVTKVDGDAAGIDHSSGMLSLSAVYTF
- a CDS encoding ABC transporter ATP-binding protein is translated as MAGVILENVVKVFDKTEVIHRVNGVFEDGQFIVIVGPSGCGKSTVLRMIAGLEEVSEGTVMIGDRVVNEVEPKDREIAMVFQNYALYPHMTVFNNMAYGLKLQKLGKDEIKKRVDEAARLLQLSDFLKRKPRQLSGGQRQRVAMGRALVRKPAVFLFDEPLSNLDAKLRHQMRVELKKLHKRLGTTMIYVTHDQVEAMTLADRIVVMNDGNIEQIGTPDEIYHNPASKFVAGFIGSPPMNFIRARIVGKNELELLDGTRLILPGQELPTESEVLIGIRPEKIKLFTEKKEGRIKLEIELVEKLGSGELLYSRIGEESIVVTLAENSAEVADTCWAEFSPDDLYLFSGEADGRIIQG
- the ugpE gene encoding sn-glycerol-3-phosphate ABC transporter permease UgpE encodes the protein MIEQRPVTTVVSHLVLIIGVLLVAFPIWITFVAASHDAVRMTQVPLPLLPGTHFFDNLRDALVRGVGNAREQSVGLMLINSLVMAMMIACGKIAISLLSAFAIVYFKFPLRMTFFWLIFITLMLPVEVRILPTFEVVANLHMLNSYWGLTIPLIASATATFMFRQAFLTVPDELLEAARIDGAGPMRFFWDILLPISRTNIAALFVILFIYGWNQYLWPLLITTDKDMYTIVMGIKQMLEAAEEAPEWHLIMMTTLLAMLPPIVVVVGMQKLFIKGLTETEK
- the ugpA gene encoding sn-glycerol-3-phosphate ABC transporter permease UgpA — translated: MIKRVHFKPSPLPYILVAPQLIVTLVFFIWPASQAVYQSLLVQDAFGLSTNFVWFDNFKELFSDDYYMQAFRRTLYFSFMVAFSSLSISLVLAAMADRVIKAASVYRTLLIWPYAVAPAVAGALWMFMFDPTIGVVAYMLDFFNFEWNHRLYGSHAMALIVVAAAWKQISYNFLFFFAGMQAIPRSLIEAAAIDGAGPARRFWTIIFPLISPTTFFLLVMNLIYAFFDTFGIVHAVTKGGPGKATEILVYKVYNDGFIGLDLGGSAAQSVILMVIVIGLTVIQFRYIERKVEY
- the ugpB gene encoding sn-glycerol-3-phosphate ABC transporter substrate-binding protein UgpB, which encodes MAVTATFTVVQVTAGFAATEIQWWHAMGGVNGERVNKIADDFNATQSDYRIVPVYKGNYTETMTAAIAAFRARQQPHIVQVFEVGTATMMAAKGAVYPVEDVMKDAGVPFDKSDYLPAVISYYQTSEGKLLSMPFNSSTPVLWYNKEALTKAGVKDVPKTWPEMEAASQKVLDAGYKCGFSFGWQSWVMLENFSAWHNIPVGTRENGFAGLDTEFTFNNKHVKRVMNDVAGWQKSSIFQYGGRRGDSLPMFTNGECAMWLNSSAYYGGIKKQAKFEFGQAMLPYYPDIIDKPQNSIIGGATLWVLRGHKQASYKGVAQFLSYLSSPDVQAWWHQETGYVPITKAAYELSRKQGFYEKNPGTDTAIKQLSLNQPTPNSRGIRFGNFVQVRDIINEEMETIWNGTKTADQAMDEAVKRGNKLLRKFEKANK